One genomic window of Procambarus clarkii isolate CNS0578487 chromosome 43, FALCON_Pclarkii_2.0, whole genome shotgun sequence includes the following:
- the LOC138349907 gene encoding processed variable antigen-like has product MSIDLFGWSVQDTCECKDTCECKDTCECKDTCECKDTCECKDTCECKDTYECKDTCECKDTCECKDTYECKDTCECKDTCECKDTCECKDTCECKDTCECKDTCECKDTYEGKDTCECKDTCECKDTCECKDTCECKDTCECKDTYVGKDTCE; this is encoded by the exons ATGAGTATCGACCTGTTTGGTTGGTCAGTACAG GACACATGTGAATGTAAGGACACATGTGAATGTAAGGACACATGTGAATGTAAGGACACATGTGAATGTAAGGACACATGTGAATGTAAGGACACATGTGAATGTAAGGACACATATGAATGTAAGGACACATGTGAATGTAAGGACACATGTGAATGTAAGGACACATATGAATGTAAGGACACATGTGAATGTAAGGACACATGTGAATGTAAGGACACATGTGAATGTAAGGACACATGTGAATGTAAGGACACATGTGAATGTAAGGACACATGTGAATGTAAGGACACATATGAAGGTAAGGACACATGTGAATGTAAGGACACATGTGAATGTAAGGACACATGTGAATGTAAGGACACATGTGAATGTAAGGACACATGTGAATGTAAGGACACATATGTAGGAAAGGACACATGTGAATGA